In a single window of the Candidatus Zixiibacteriota bacterium genome:
- a CDS encoding VOC family protein: MTEPSHPNKNAINWFEIPASDFDRAVKFYNTIMNINMQVFPMGPAQMAFFPMESGSVGGAVVKQPGHEPGPHGPLVYLNVTGQFDQVLGRVENAGGKVVSPKRLVTEEIGYVASFIDTEGNQVAIHAPK, encoded by the coding sequence ATGACTGAACCGTCCCATCCGAACAAGAATGCCATCAATTGGTTTGAGATCCCGGCTTCCGATTTCGACCGGGCCGTCAAGTTCTATAACACGATCATGAATATCAACATGCAGGTCTTTCCGATGGGGCCCGCCCAAATGGCGTTCTTCCCGATGGAAAGCGGGTCAGTGGGTGGGGCAGTTGTCAAGCAGCCGGGGCATGAGCCTGGTCCGCACGGCCCTCTTGTCTATCTGAATGTGACCGGCCAGTTTGACCAGGTGCTTGGTCGAGTGGAAAACGCGGGCGGAAAGGTCGTCTCGCCGAAACGGCTGGTAACCGAAGAGATCGGCTATGTAGCCTCGTTTATCGATACCGAGGGGAACCAGGTCGCCATTCACGCGCCGAAATAA
- a CDS encoding bifunctional methionine sulfoxide reductase B/A protein, translating into MMSQEIKMEKTTTKAKLTPEEERVIVHKGTEAPFTGKYYKNSETGTYTCKQCGTPLYRSSDKFDSGCGWPSFDDEIPGAVKRTMDADGERTEITCTKCGGHLGHVFEGERFTAKNVRHCVNSISLNFVPAAQTATTETAYFAGGCFWGTEHLLKQTEGVLSTRVGYMGGRTEQPTYQDVCSDTTGHAEAVEVVFDPTKTNFETLAKLFFEIHDPTQVNRQGPDIGDQYRSEIFYVDDNQKQISEKLIGILKAKGFKVATRLAKADKFWEAEKYHQDYYDQTGKQPYCHVYTKRF; encoded by the coding sequence ATGATGTCTCAGGAGATCAAAATGGAGAAGACGACCACAAAAGCAAAACTGACCCCCGAAGAAGAGCGGGTCATTGTCCATAAGGGAACCGAAGCGCCGTTTACCGGCAAGTACTACAAGAATTCCGAGACCGGCACTTACACATGCAAACAGTGCGGCACACCGCTCTATCGCTCATCGGACAAGTTCGACTCCGGCTGCGGCTGGCCGAGTTTCGATGATGAGATTCCCGGCGCCGTTAAGCGAACAATGGATGCCGATGGCGAGCGGACGGAAATCACCTGTACGAAATGCGGCGGGCATCTGGGGCATGTCTTTGAAGGGGAAAGGTTCACCGCGAAGAATGTTCGGCACTGCGTCAATTCGATTTCGCTGAATTTCGTGCCGGCTGCTCAGACCGCGACGACTGAGACCGCCTATTTCGCCGGGGGTTGTTTCTGGGGTACGGAGCATCTCTTGAAGCAGACTGAGGGTGTTCTATCCACACGGGTCGGATATATGGGGGGCCGCACCGAACAACCAACCTACCAGGATGTGTGCAGCGACACCACCGGACATGCCGAGGCGGTCGAAGTTGTGTTTGATCCGACCAAGACCAACTTCGAGACACTGGCTAAACTGTTTTTTGAAATACATGACCCGACGCAAGTAAACCGTCAGGGACCGGATATCGGCGATCAATACCGCTCGGAGATATTCTATGTCGACGACAACCAGAAGCAGATTTCCGAGAAACTGATAGGTATTCTGAAGGCCAAGGGCTTCAAGGTGGCGACACGGTTGGCAAAAGCGGACAAGTTCTGGGAAGCAGAGAAGTACCACCAGGATTATTATGATCAGACCGGCAAGCAGCCGTACTGCCATGTTTACACGAAACGGTTCTGA
- a CDS encoding NAD(P)/FAD-dependent oxidoreductase encodes MRIAIVGGGAAGFFGAIAAATCNRSAEIILFEATHQPLDKVRISGGGRCNVTHQCFDPVELIKNYPRGSRELLAPFKRFQPRDTVDWFEQHGVRLKTEPDGRMFPITDQSSTIVDCLLNVAETCGVQLRLGARIKNVESSMQNGEPRFELTLHDNSYQSCDRVLIATGSSPQGYRFAQSLGHTIIPCVPSLFTFKISDPRLDGLAGVSFENVSLTIIDSIGKKLRHPGPILITHWGLSGPAVLKLSAWGAKTLNRDTYHARLTVNFFPEQSREQLLQKLSVYRENNGKKQVHVDPPVALPRRYWRRIVHVSGVDVETTWTHVTRSAINAIVTELNAAQFDIVGKGIFKEEFVTCGGVSLKEIDFRTMQSRLCTGLYFAGEILDIDGITGGFNFQSAWTTGWIAGENMAGK; translated from the coding sequence ATGCGCATTGCCATAGTCGGCGGCGGGGCGGCGGGGTTTTTCGGCGCAATCGCAGCGGCTACATGCAACCGGTCGGCAGAGATTATCCTGTTCGAAGCTACCCATCAGCCGCTCGACAAGGTGCGCATCTCGGGGGGTGGGCGATGTAATGTCACGCACCAGTGCTTCGACCCGGTCGAACTGATCAAGAACTACCCGCGTGGAAGCAGGGAACTGCTGGCGCCGTTCAAACGATTCCAGCCGCGAGACACGGTTGACTGGTTTGAGCAGCATGGAGTCCGGCTGAAAACCGAACCGGACGGCCGTATGTTCCCGATCACCGACCAATCATCGACTATTGTCGATTGTCTATTGAATGTCGCTGAAACCTGCGGCGTGCAACTCAGACTCGGCGCACGCATCAAGAACGTTGAATCGAGTATGCAGAACGGCGAGCCGCGGTTTGAATTAACGCTTCACGATAACTCCTATCAGTCGTGTGACCGAGTCCTTATCGCCACCGGCAGCAGCCCTCAGGGATACCGGTTTGCCCAGTCGCTCGGACATACGATCATTCCCTGTGTGCCATCGCTATTCACGTTCAAGATTTCCGACCCGCGCCTGGATGGACTGGCCGGGGTCAGTTTTGAAAATGTGAGTCTGACCATAATTGATAGCATCGGGAAGAAGCTTCGTCACCCCGGCCCGATACTTATCACGCATTGGGGGCTGAGCGGTCCGGCTGTGCTCAAGCTCTCGGCATGGGGAGCCAAGACGTTGAATCGCGATACTTATCACGCCAGGTTAACCGTGAACTTCTTCCCCGAACAGAGCCGCGAACAGCTCCTGCAGAAGTTGTCAGTCTACAGAGAGAACAACGGCAAGAAGCAGGTGCACGTCGACCCGCCGGTCGCTCTTCCTCGACGATACTGGCGCCGCATTGTGCATGTCTCCGGGGTTGACGTCGAAACCACCTGGACACATGTGACCCGAAGCGCCATAAATGCAATAGTCACGGAACTGAATGCCGCGCAGTTCGACATTGTGGGCAAAGGTATATTCAAGGAGGAATTCGTCACCTGCGGTGGTGTCAGCCTGAAGGAGATCGATTTCAGAACGATGCAGAGCCGTCTCTGTACCGGTCTCTATTTCGCTGGCGAAATACTGGACATCGACGGCATCACCGGCGGCTTTAATTTCCAGAGCGCTTGGACAACCGGTTGGATCGCTGGCGAAAACATGGCCGGTAAGTAG
- a CDS encoding DMT family transporter yields MPSKRTILLADLGLLYASAIWGVTFLIVKMALADIDAVTMVAYRFLIAGLVLLVYVLASKRELLAGMSTGLFLAIILVLLYVPQTAGLKYTTVSNSGFITGLFVAFVPIFLRTIFHRKPTLWEWIASAVALIGLWILTGGLTRVNLGDILTLVAAMAYALHLLYSDKYMKSGFDPYVISCQQFLLVGLISLIVSLVAGRPLAVGSTSTALWVLFLALFPTLSAFVIQMLAQRFTSPLKVSLIFALEPVFAAVTAWTIGGELFSMRGAIGGLFIVAALGLSGMPSKLTPDECPKE; encoded by the coding sequence ATGCCCAGCAAACGAACAATTCTCCTGGCCGACTTGGGGCTTTTGTACGCCTCGGCTATCTGGGGTGTGACATTTCTTATCGTCAAGATGGCTCTGGCGGATATCGATGCCGTTACGATGGTGGCGTATCGCTTTCTCATTGCCGGACTGGTTCTTCTGGTGTACGTGCTGGCTTCAAAGCGGGAGCTCCTCGCCGGCATGAGCACCGGCTTGTTTTTGGCGATTATCCTGGTGCTTCTCTACGTTCCCCAGACTGCTGGGCTCAAATACACGACTGTCTCCAATTCCGGATTCATTACGGGGCTGTTCGTTGCCTTTGTACCGATATTCCTGCGGACGATATTCCATCGAAAACCAACTCTGTGGGAGTGGATCGCGTCGGCTGTGGCGTTAATTGGCCTGTGGATTCTGACAGGCGGGCTGACGCGGGTGAATCTTGGAGACATTCTGACGCTTGTCGCCGCGATGGCGTACGCGCTTCACCTGTTGTATTCCGACAAGTACATGAAGTCCGGATTCGACCCGTACGTGATAAGCTGCCAGCAGTTCCTGCTGGTGGGACTGATAAGTCTGATTGTGTCGCTGGTGGCAGGCAGACCGCTTGCAGTCGGAAGTACAAGCACCGCGCTGTGGGTACTGTTCCTGGCGCTGTTTCCAACTCTTTCGGCTTTTGTGATTCAGATGCTGGCGCAGCGGTTCACCTCGCCCTTGAAAGTGTCGTTGATATTTGCTTTGGAACCGGTGTTCGCGGCGGTGACGGCGTGGACAATCGGCGGGGAGCTGTTCTCGATGAGGGGGGCCATTGGCGGGTTGTTTATTGTGGCGGCGTTGGGGCTGAGCGGAATGCCTTCAAAGTTGACACCGGACGAGTGCCCGAAGGAATGA